The following proteins come from a genomic window of Sardina pilchardus chromosome 13, fSarPil1.1, whole genome shotgun sequence:
- the LOC134099994 gene encoding uncharacterized protein LOC134099994 has protein sequence MVETMASALLEALSRATTPAPITPAPAPAPAPTDIPTRVNNSVKRQFPGMFQPREAKRGKGRFCSPARTPPPPKTIDMSIYVLPRPADVTPKGSQDLLLSRAGLGRRLLTVSEDNNHSEIVSLVEKEFSKVQPLEGRWMFYKATGGSGQRKLMVVPLDAEGYTGRQLKSASNNGKNVIFLAPVQEELDTEPLPYNSAEFARMPQVACLVCNHSMPLQMLTLHAENCTATAVEQEDVVTVYDDEEDTDHVGTAEEQGVCPVCDTEFLISELPDHASLCAECSYSNVPVADMEVPGPSHPRPSQALRVAPDWKTAETPIEAMKQFLGEVKEGAQHLPPLQLSLDAGDNDEERDSTLISFYKQRRDKSQWAAPFNCRIIGDAAVGLGVVRHILSSSMSKLKQGFKKNMASMYMDWSIR, from the exons ATGGTCGAGACAATGGCCTCTGCACTATTAGAGGCTCTGTCAAGGGCCACTACCCCGGCCCCCATcacccctgcccctgcccctgcccctgcccctactGACATCCCGACTAGAGTAAACAATTCGGTGAAAAG ACAGTTCCCGGGCATGTTCCAGCCTCGAGAGGCCAAAAGAGGAAAGGGCAGGTTCTGCAGCCCTGCAAGAACCCCTCCGCCTCCGAAAACTATAGACATGTCAATTTATGTCTTACCCAGGCCCGCTGATGTGACACCAAAAGGGTCTCAAGACTTGCTGTTGTCACGAGCAGGCCTGGGTAGGAGGCTGTTGACGGTGTCAGAGGACAACAACCATTCTGAG ATTGTGTCCCTGGTGGAGAAGGAGTTCTCCAAAGTGCAACCGTTGGAAGGCCGGTGGATGTTCTACAAGGCTACAG GAGGCAGTGGCCAAAGGAAGTTAATGGTGGTTCCCTTAGATGCGGAAGGCTACACTGGGCGGCAGTTAAAATCTGCTTCTAACAATGGGAAGAACGTTATTTTCTTGGCTCCTGTGCAGGAAGAGTTAGACACTGAGCCACTGCCTTATAACTCTGCAGAGTTTGCCCGCATGCCACAGGTGGCCTGCCTTGTCTGCAATCACAGCATGCCATTGCAAATGTTgactttgcatgcagagaactGCACAGCAACAGCAGTT gagcagGAGGATGTGGTGACTGtgtatgatgatgaggaggacacTGACCACGTTGGCACAGCAGAGGAGCAAGGG GTATGtcctgtgtgtgacacagaatTCCTCATATCCGAGCTTCCGGATCATGCCAGCCTGTGTGCAGAATG TTCCTACAGTAATGTCCCAGTGGCTGACATGGAGGTCCCAGGACCATCCCATCCCAGACCGTCCCAGGCCTTGCGTGTTGCACCAg ATTGGAAAACTGCAGAAACACCGATCGAAGCCATGAAACAGTTCCTGGGGGAAGTGAAAGAGGGAGCACAACATCTGCCGCCTTTGCAACTTTCTTTGGATGCGGGTGATAATGATGAGGAGCGAGACAGCACCTTAATTTCATTTTACAAACAAAGGAGAGACAAGAGCCAGTGGGCCGCACCTTTCAACTGTCGTATTATAG GGGATGCTGCAGTTGGTCTCGGGGTGGTCAGGCACATTCTTTCCTCATCAATGTCAAAATTAAAACAGGGATTTAAGAAGAACATGG CAAGTATGTACATGGATTGGAGTATACGTTGA